GGCAATCTCGACGTTGGAAAGGCGCAGGGGCTGAAGGTAAGGGATGACTGATAACCARCTTCGGCCGAGTCTGGAGGCATTCTCGGTGAGTCGCTTGCGTTCAGTGTCGCCGAGATTATGTAGGATGGCTTCCTGTTGCGATTCCCAGAGTTCTGCGCATCGAGTTCGTTGGGGGATCGGAGTTGGAGGTTCCTCtggcgaagaaaggagaccTAGGTTATCGAGGAGAGTGTCGGAGGCCTCGGCTGCCGAGCGGTAAGCAAGGGGGGCTACATCTTTGAAGGAAAGTAGACCTAGTCCGCCCAGTCGCGCTGGTAGCTTCGTCAACGATCTCCCCAgagcctcctcttccaccgtATCCTCTCGctgcctcatcctcatccttttcacTTCCTCCCATAGCATCGTGTCCAGCCTCTCCCATAGGTCTACAAGGTCGTCGGAGCGTAGGCTTCTCTGTAGGTGTCGTAGATTTTGCTGGATGCAGAACCGTAATAGAAGGAGCGCGTGTTGATGCGGAAgatccttgagcttgcccacctttgccatttccttccgAATCCTGCCTTCCAGAAACTCCGCCCGCTTCTCCTTACCACCTACCATCGTCCCTAGCATCTTGAAGCCCTCCTGCCTGATCTCATCGAAGCTGATTAACTTgcatttcttttcattgagcttgatgatgtgCTGCTTGTCGGCGAGGAATTGGGTAGTTTTGCTGAGGACTTGTGAGtcgtttgagaagaggtAGATGTCATCGAGGTAAGCGAGCGCTTGCGTTGATGGACCTAACGATTGGCTGAGGGCATTCAAGGTTGGTCGGAGGGtgatcgagaagaagagagggccGAAAGGGTCACCCTGTCGAACGCCTTGAGAGGATTGAAGGACTTTGTCGCCACACACGAGGTCGGATGAGTCGCCATAGGCCCATTTGCAGGTCCTCCAAAGCGTCGGCGCATGGGTCTTGACCGCCGCTGCCATCTCGGCCCTATCTACACGGTTGAAAGCGTTAGAAGCATCGAGCGAGGctaaaaaggagaactCAGCGCCGGCAGAACCCTCCAAGACTCTCTCTGTCAGCCTCACGATCGGCTCTACACCACCGATTGACTTGACCCCGAGCTGGAacgggaggaggaagtcgGGTTGGAAATgcgagatgatgagagctTTCGCACACAGCCGATAGATAAGTTCACCAACAGCGATAGGTCGGATAGAGccatcgtccttcttcaagggGATGAGACGAGAAGTGCGGAGCATAGAGCGACCAGGGGCGGTGTG
This Cryptococcus neoformans var. neoformans JEC21 chromosome 14 sequence DNA region includes the following protein-coding sequences:
- a CDS encoding retrotransposable element slacs 132 kda protein (orf2), putative codes for the protein MLRTSRLIPLKKDDGSIRPIAVGELIYRLCAKALIISHFQPDFLLPFQLGVKSIGGVEPIVRLTERVLEGSAGAEFSFLASLDASNAFNRVDRAEMAAAVKTHAPTLWRTCKWAYGDSSDLVCGDKVLQSSQGVRQGDPFGPLFFSITLRPTLNALSQSLGPSTQALAYLDDIYLFSNDSQVLSKTTQFLADKQHIIKLNEKKCKLISFDEIRQEGFKMLGTMVGGKEKRAEFLEGRIRKEMAKVGKLKDLPHQHALLLLRFCIQQNLRHLQRSLRSDDLVDLWERLDTMLWEEVKRMRMRQREDTVEEEALGRSLTKLPARLGGLGLLSFKDVAPLAYRSAAEASDTLLDNLGLLSSPEEPPTPIPQRTRCAELWESQQEAILHNLGDTERKRLTENASRLGRSWLSVIPYLQPLRLSNVEIASGLHDRTLVGSSIPVCRFCGSDSPLGHDELCRARNPWTQRRHNAINRVIYQHLKQIQGATVEIEPHTLSGQRRNDLRVRGSSALAFTDYDLKVYSLGDRDARSTATPSTPNSKLAXFCLDRCVNWLDKVGQVVSKNAPKVTGGVFKPIILSTGGLMSRSTADEWKEWREAMPVGGFEKMEKRIGVELVKARARTLVL